A single region of the Streptococcus macedonicus ACA-DC 198 genome encodes:
- a CDS encoding putative transmembrane protein, giving the protein MYKIVWSHLFALGIILGVVYYQSNIDGLMNDVLFSLLTLEMGFLFYYFKHVLLRGLVLIFWCFFYPYNLNVLFSVADTSWDTAALWTSNGMKSFMLYLAVLVFALIAGTLSIRLILNAFKLNHYIQVFFVMGIAFFASLMFQILRTLGITWKVILSQHLSIFEQVSKALTTINMPFILGLMVVQVMMFVLLDND; this is encoded by the coding sequence ATGTATAAAATTGTTTGGAGTCATTTATTTGCCTTAGGCATTATTTTGGGAGTTGTTTATTATCAGTCTAACATTGATGGCTTGATGAATGACGTCTTGTTTTCGTTGCTAACTTTGGAGATGGGATTTTTATTCTATTATTTTAAACACGTTTTGTTACGTGGCTTGGTTTTAATATTTTGGTGCTTTTTCTATCCTTATAATTTGAACGTTTTGTTTAGTGTGGCTGACACGTCTTGGGATACTGCCGCTTTATGGACATCAAATGGGATGAAATCTTTCATGCTTTATTTGGCAGTTCTTGTATTTGCCTTGATTGCTGGGACATTGAGCATACGGTTGATTTTAAATGCATTTAAATTAAATCATTACATTCAAGTATTCTTTGTAATGGGAATTGCATTTTTTGCTAGTCTGATGTTTCAGATTTTACGAACATTGGGAATTACTTGGAAAGTGATTTTATCACAACACCTCAGTATTTTTGAGCAGGTCTCAAAAGCTCTGACAACAATTAATATGCCATTTATTCTAGGGTTAATGGTTGTGCAGGTGATGATGTTTGTTTTGTTGGATAATGATTAA
- a CDS encoding Membrane protein, putative: MAKKIVFIHLFFGVIAFGIYHYHLEGPDLVWNMFLALVALDFSLVSYYISKKVVRGLGAILWLFFYPNTFYMLTDIVHMQFTSTVLWNKTSLILYMLYVSSILFGVLCGIESVKNIVLTFKLKNYYLRLLFIGVLSFISSFAIHIGRYARLNSWDIFTRPKTVISEILDVVSWDAVHFVLGFTLIQILCLVFLDRENFK; the protein is encoded by the coding sequence ATGGCTAAGAAAATTGTTTTTATTCATCTTTTTTTCGGAGTTATTGCTTTTGGCATTTACCATTATCATCTTGAAGGACCAGACCTTGTTTGGAATATGTTTTTAGCTTTGGTGGCTCTTGATTTTTCACTTGTTTCCTATTATATAAGTAAAAAAGTTGTAAGGGGATTAGGAGCTATTCTGTGGTTATTTTTTTATCCTAATACCTTCTACATGTTAACGGATATTGTTCATATGCAATTTACAAGTACAGTATTGTGGAACAAAACGAGTTTGATTTTGTATATGCTATATGTGTCTAGTATTTTGTTTGGTGTTCTTTGTGGGATTGAAAGTGTTAAAAATATTGTTCTTACTTTTAAACTAAAAAATTATTATTTACGGTTGCTTTTTATTGGTGTTTTGTCATTTATTTCAAGTTTTGCTATCCATATCGGACGTTATGCCCGCTTGAATTCTTGGGATATTTTCACACGTCCAAAAACCGTTATTAGTGAAATTCTAGACGTTGTTAGCTGGGATGCTGTTCATTTTGTGTTAGGGTTTACACTTATTCAGATTTTATGTCTGGTATTTCTTGACCGAGAAAATTTCAAATAA